From the Esox lucius isolate fEsoLuc1 chromosome 21, fEsoLuc1.pri, whole genome shotgun sequence genome, one window contains:
- the slc12a7b gene encoding solute carrier family 12 member 7 isoform X1 — translation MSVRFVVVPVGQDDEDCSDRVDNEPAVPDIRGAEGESIDPQDAVPILEYSREPNRYGDGMPKENSPFINNTDHDKGSLYDGKNLALFEEEMDSNPMVSSLLNKLANYTNLTQGVKEHEEADDDEGSAKTKKPVKSPALGTLIGVYLPCLQNILGVILFLRLTWIVGTAGIMEALAIVFMTCSCTMLTAISMSAIATNGVVPAGGSYYMISRSLGPEFGGAVGLCFYLGTTFAGSMYILGTIEILLTYIVPSAAIFKADKKEDEPEALLNNMRVYGTCCLTLMSLVVFVGVKYVNKLALVFLACVILSILAIYAGVIKSAFEPPDFPVCLLGNRTLKNHNFDHCLKTMEVDNVTVTTKLWSLFCDSPYPNATCNKYFELNNVTEIQGIPGLTSGVIRDNMWGDYGPNGMLVEKKDQLSVPALDTSQDINMPYVANDITTFFTLLVGIYFPSVTGIMAGSNRSGDLRDAQKSIPIGTIMAIATTTFIYISSVVLFGACIEGVVLRDKFGDSVKGNLVIGILAWPSPWVIVIGSFFSCCGAGLQSLTGAPRLLQAIARDGIVPFLQVFGHGKANGEPTWALLLTAGICEIGILIASLDAVAPILSMFFLMCYLFVNLACALQTLLRTPNWRPRFKFYHWALSFLGASLCLSLMFISSWFYALVAMLIAGCIYKYIEYRGAEKEWGDGIRGLSLNAARYALIRLEEAPPHTKNWRPQLLVLLNLDSDHVVKHPRLLSFCTQLKAGKGLTIVGSVLEGTFMTKEAEVKKSEQNIKSSMTTERTKGFCHVVASSNLRDGFSHLIQSAGLGGMKHNTVLMAWPGTWKQATDAVSWKNFIETVRETTAAHQALLVAKNVDSFPTNAERLGEGTIDVWWIVHDGGLLMLLPFLLRQHKVWRKCKMRIFTVANMDDNSIQMKKDLQMFLYHLRLDAEVEVVEMQDSDISAFTYEKTLVMEQRSQMLKQMQLSRTEREREIQSITDESRSSIRRKNQTGASCSESGPSRPLQETQEEEAQLIHDRNTASHAALNDKADTGPDRVHMTWTKDKFLTERNRNRAEANMGVRDLFNMKPEWESLNQSNVRRMHTAVRLNEVVVNRSQGAHLVLLNMPGPPKNRGGDENYMEFLEVLLEGLNRVLLVRGGGREVITIYS, via the exons GTGATGGCATGCCAAAGGAAAACAGTCCGTTCATCAACAACACAGACCATGACAAAGGGAGTCTATACGATGGGAAGAACCTGGCTCTCTTTGAG GAGGAGATGGACAGCAATCCCATGGTGTCCTCGCTGCTCAACAAGCTGGCCAACTACACCAACCTCACCCAGGGCGTCAAAGAGCACGAGGAGGCAGATGATGATGAAGGGTCAGCTAAAACAAAGAAGCCAGTCAAG AGTCCAGCTTTGGGCACGCTAATCGGTGTATACCTGCCTTGCCTGCAAAACATCCTGGGGGTCATCCTTTTCCTGCGTCTCACCTGGATCGTGGGCACAGCTGGCATCATGGAGGCTTTGGCCATCGTCTTCATGACCTGCTCATGT ACGATGCTGACAGCAATTTCAATGAGTGCCATTGCTACAAATGGTGTGGTTCCAG CTGGGGGCTCCTACTACATGATCTCCAGGTCGCTGGGCCCAGAGTTTGGCGGGGCTGTGGGGCTCTGCTTCTACCTGGGGACCACCTTCGCCGGCTCCATGTACATCCTTGGTACGATCGAGATTTTATTG ACCTACATTGTTCCTAGTGCAGCCATCTTTAAAGCAGATAAGAAGGAGGATGAGCCAGAAGCGCTGTTGAACAACATGCGGGTTTACGGCACCTGCTGTCTCACTTTAATGTCCTTGGTGGTGTTTGTGGGAGTCAAATATGTGAACAAGCTGGCCCTGGTCTTCCTGGCCTGTGTCATACTCTCCATCCTGGCCATCTACGCCGGAGTCATCAAGAGCGCCTTCGAACCGCCGGACTTCCC CGTATGCCTACTGGGGAATCGCACGCTGAAAAACCATAACTTCGACCACTGCCTGAAAACTATGGAGGTGGACAACGTGACGGTCACTACTAAGCTTTGGTCCCTGTTCTGTGACTCGCCGTACCCCAATGCCACATGTAACAAGTACTTCGAACTCAACAACGTCACAGAAATCCAGGGCATCCCTGGCCTGACCAGCGGGGTGATCCGAG ATAACATGTGGGGGGATTATGGTCCTAATGGTATGCTAGTGGAGAAAAAGGACCAGCTGTCAGTGCCGGCTTTAGACACCTCCCAGGACATCAACATGCCTTACGTGGCCAACGACATCACCACCTTCTTCACCCTGCTGGTCGGCATCTACTTCCCCTCTGTCACAG GAATCATGGCTGGATCTAACAGATCTGGTGATCTGAGGGATGCCCAGAAGTCCATCCCCATTGGAACCATCATGGCCATCGCCACAACCACCTTCATCT ACATTAGCTCTGTGGTACTGTTTGGCGCCTGCATTGAGGGAGTGGTGCTCAGAGACAA GTTTGGAGACTCCGTCAAAGGGAACCTGGTGATTGGCATCCTTGCCTGGCCTTCCCCCTGGGTgattgtgattggttcatttttCTCCTGCTGTGGTGCCGGTCTGCAGAGTCTCACTGGAGCCCCACGGCTGCTACAGGCTATCGCACGAGACGGCATCGTGCCGTTCTTACAG GTGTTTGGTCATGGAAAGGCTAATGGAGAACCCACCTGGGCCCTGCTCTTGACCGCTGGGATCTGTGAGATCGGCATTCTCATCGCCTCTCTGGACGCTGTGGCCCCCATCCTCTCCAT gtTCTTTTTGATGTGCTACTTGTTTGTCAACCTGGCCTGTGCCCTCCAGACACTGCTCCGTACCCCCAATTGGAGACCCCGCTTCAAGTTCTACCACTG GGCCCTCTCCTTCCTAGGTGCCAGTTTATGTCTCTCCCTCATGTTCATATCCTCTTGGTTCTATGCCCTGGTGGCCATGCTCATCGCTGGCTGCATCTACAAGTACATTGAATACAGAGG GGCGGAGAAAGAGTGGGGCGATGGTATCCGTGGGCTGTCCCTGAACGCTGCCCGCTACGCTTTGATCCGACTGGAAGAGGCGCCGCCACACACCAAGaactggag GCCCCAGCTGCTGGTTCTGCTCAACCTGGACTCAGACCATGTGGTGAAGCACCCCCGTCTGCTCTCCTTCTGCACCCAGCTCAAGGCAGGGAAAGGCCTGACCATCGTCGGCTCTGTGCTGGAGGGCACCTTCATGACCAAGGAGGCTGAAGTCAAGAAGTCTGAGCAG AACATCAAGTCGTCGATGACGACGGAGCGTACCAAGGGATTCTGCCACGTGGTGGCATCGTCCAACCTGCGGGACGGCTTCTCCCACCTGATCCAGTCGGCCGGCCTAGGTGGCATGAAGCACAACACAGTCCTCATGGCATGGCCCGGGACCTGGAAGCAGGCCACCGACGCCGTGTCCTGGAAGAACTTCATAG AAACGGTGCGCGAGACCACGGCGGCCCATCAGGCCCTGCTAGTGGCGAAGAACGTGGACAGCTTCCCCACCAATGCGGAGCGCCTGGGCGAGGGCACCATAGATGTTTGGTGGATTGTCCACGACGGGGGGCTGCTCATGCTGCTGCCATTCCTCCTCCGACAGCACAAG GTTTGGAGAAAGTGTAAGATGCGTATCTTCACCGTGGCAAATATGGACGACAACAGTATTCAGATGAAGAAGGACCTTCAGATGTTTCTGTATCACCTCCGTCTGGACGCtgaggtggaggtggtggagatG CAAGACAGTGACATCTCAGCCTTCACCTATGAGAAGACCCTGGTGATGGAGCAGCGCTCTCAGATGCTCAAACAGATGCAGCTGTCCAGGacggagagggagcgagag ATTCAGAGTATCACTGACGAATCACGTAGCTCCATCAGGAGGAAGAACCAGACTGGAGCCTCTTGCTCGGAATCGGGCCCCAGTCGACCCCTGCAGGAAACACAGGAGGAAGAG GCTCAGTTGATCCATGACCGAAACACCGCATCTCACGCCGCGCTCAACGATAAGGCCGACACCGGCCCCGACCGGGTTCACATGACCTGGACCAAGGACAAGTTCCTCACCGAGCGCAACCGCAACCGTGCTGAGGCAAACATGGGCGTGCGTGACCTTTTCAATATGAAGCC AGAGTGGGAGAGCCT GAACCAATCCAACGTGCGCCGCATGCACACGGCGGTCAGGCTGAACGAGGTGGTGGTCAACAGGTCCCAGGGTGCACACCTAGTCCTCCTCAACATGCCCGGACCGCCCAAGAACAGAGGGGGTGACGAGAACT ACATGGAGTTCCTGGAGGTTCTGCTGGAGGGTCTCAACCGGGTCCTCCTGGTCCGTGGGGGCGGACGTGAGGTCATCACCATCTATTCTTAA
- the slc12a7b gene encoding solute carrier family 12 member 7 isoform X3: protein MPTNFTVVPVRDGRKPQEDEDDDNVFREEDEDAPFPGDGMPKENSPFINNTDHDKGSLYDGKNLALFEEEMDSNPMVSSLLNKLANYTNLTQGVKEHEEADDDEGSAKTKKPVKSPALGTLIGVYLPCLQNILGVILFLRLTWIVGTAGIMEALAIVFMTCSCTMLTAISMSAIATNGVVPAGGSYYMISRSLGPEFGGAVGLCFYLGTTFAGSMYILGTIEILLTYIVPSAAIFKADKKEDEPEALLNNMRVYGTCCLTLMSLVVFVGVKYVNKLALVFLACVILSILAIYAGVIKSAFEPPDFPVCLLGNRTLKNHNFDHCLKTMEVDNVTVTTKLWSLFCDSPYPNATCNKYFELNNVTEIQGIPGLTSGVIRDNMWGDYGPNGMLVEKKDQLSVPALDTSQDINMPYVANDITTFFTLLVGIYFPSVTGIMAGSNRSGDLRDAQKSIPIGTIMAIATTTFIYISSVVLFGACIEGVVLRDKFGDSVKGNLVIGILAWPSPWVIVIGSFFSCCGAGLQSLTGAPRLLQAIARDGIVPFLQVFGHGKANGEPTWALLLTAGICEIGILIASLDAVAPILSMFFLMCYLFVNLACALQTLLRTPNWRPRFKFYHWALSFLGASLCLSLMFISSWFYALVAMLIAGCIYKYIEYRGAEKEWGDGIRGLSLNAARYALIRLEEAPPHTKNWRPQLLVLLNLDSDHVVKHPRLLSFCTQLKAGKGLTIVGSVLEGTFMTKEAEVKKSEQNIKSSMTTERTKGFCHVVASSNLRDGFSHLIQSAGLGGMKHNTVLMAWPGTWKQATDAVSWKNFIETVRETTAAHQALLVAKNVDSFPTNAERLGEGTIDVWWIVHDGGLLMLLPFLLRQHKVWRKCKMRIFTVANMDDNSIQMKKDLQMFLYHLRLDAEVEVVEMQDSDISAFTYEKTLVMEQRSQMLKQMQLSRTEREREIQSITDESRSSIRRKNQTGASCSESGPSRPLQETQEEEAQLIHDRNTASHAALNDKADTGPDRVHMTWTKDKFLTERNRNRAEANMGVRDLFNMKPEWESLNQSNVRRMHTAVRLNEVVVNRSQGAHLVLLNMPGPPKNRGGDENYMEFLEVLLEGLNRVLLVRGGGREVITIYS, encoded by the exons GTGATGGCATGCCAAAGGAAAACAGTCCGTTCATCAACAACACAGACCATGACAAAGGGAGTCTATACGATGGGAAGAACCTGGCTCTCTTTGAG GAGGAGATGGACAGCAATCCCATGGTGTCCTCGCTGCTCAACAAGCTGGCCAACTACACCAACCTCACCCAGGGCGTCAAAGAGCACGAGGAGGCAGATGATGATGAAGGGTCAGCTAAAACAAAGAAGCCAGTCAAG AGTCCAGCTTTGGGCACGCTAATCGGTGTATACCTGCCTTGCCTGCAAAACATCCTGGGGGTCATCCTTTTCCTGCGTCTCACCTGGATCGTGGGCACAGCTGGCATCATGGAGGCTTTGGCCATCGTCTTCATGACCTGCTCATGT ACGATGCTGACAGCAATTTCAATGAGTGCCATTGCTACAAATGGTGTGGTTCCAG CTGGGGGCTCCTACTACATGATCTCCAGGTCGCTGGGCCCAGAGTTTGGCGGGGCTGTGGGGCTCTGCTTCTACCTGGGGACCACCTTCGCCGGCTCCATGTACATCCTTGGTACGATCGAGATTTTATTG ACCTACATTGTTCCTAGTGCAGCCATCTTTAAAGCAGATAAGAAGGAGGATGAGCCAGAAGCGCTGTTGAACAACATGCGGGTTTACGGCACCTGCTGTCTCACTTTAATGTCCTTGGTGGTGTTTGTGGGAGTCAAATATGTGAACAAGCTGGCCCTGGTCTTCCTGGCCTGTGTCATACTCTCCATCCTGGCCATCTACGCCGGAGTCATCAAGAGCGCCTTCGAACCGCCGGACTTCCC CGTATGCCTACTGGGGAATCGCACGCTGAAAAACCATAACTTCGACCACTGCCTGAAAACTATGGAGGTGGACAACGTGACGGTCACTACTAAGCTTTGGTCCCTGTTCTGTGACTCGCCGTACCCCAATGCCACATGTAACAAGTACTTCGAACTCAACAACGTCACAGAAATCCAGGGCATCCCTGGCCTGACCAGCGGGGTGATCCGAG ATAACATGTGGGGGGATTATGGTCCTAATGGTATGCTAGTGGAGAAAAAGGACCAGCTGTCAGTGCCGGCTTTAGACACCTCCCAGGACATCAACATGCCTTACGTGGCCAACGACATCACCACCTTCTTCACCCTGCTGGTCGGCATCTACTTCCCCTCTGTCACAG GAATCATGGCTGGATCTAACAGATCTGGTGATCTGAGGGATGCCCAGAAGTCCATCCCCATTGGAACCATCATGGCCATCGCCACAACCACCTTCATCT ACATTAGCTCTGTGGTACTGTTTGGCGCCTGCATTGAGGGAGTGGTGCTCAGAGACAA GTTTGGAGACTCCGTCAAAGGGAACCTGGTGATTGGCATCCTTGCCTGGCCTTCCCCCTGGGTgattgtgattggttcatttttCTCCTGCTGTGGTGCCGGTCTGCAGAGTCTCACTGGAGCCCCACGGCTGCTACAGGCTATCGCACGAGACGGCATCGTGCCGTTCTTACAG GTGTTTGGTCATGGAAAGGCTAATGGAGAACCCACCTGGGCCCTGCTCTTGACCGCTGGGATCTGTGAGATCGGCATTCTCATCGCCTCTCTGGACGCTGTGGCCCCCATCCTCTCCAT gtTCTTTTTGATGTGCTACTTGTTTGTCAACCTGGCCTGTGCCCTCCAGACACTGCTCCGTACCCCCAATTGGAGACCCCGCTTCAAGTTCTACCACTG GGCCCTCTCCTTCCTAGGTGCCAGTTTATGTCTCTCCCTCATGTTCATATCCTCTTGGTTCTATGCCCTGGTGGCCATGCTCATCGCTGGCTGCATCTACAAGTACATTGAATACAGAGG GGCGGAGAAAGAGTGGGGCGATGGTATCCGTGGGCTGTCCCTGAACGCTGCCCGCTACGCTTTGATCCGACTGGAAGAGGCGCCGCCACACACCAAGaactggag GCCCCAGCTGCTGGTTCTGCTCAACCTGGACTCAGACCATGTGGTGAAGCACCCCCGTCTGCTCTCCTTCTGCACCCAGCTCAAGGCAGGGAAAGGCCTGACCATCGTCGGCTCTGTGCTGGAGGGCACCTTCATGACCAAGGAGGCTGAAGTCAAGAAGTCTGAGCAG AACATCAAGTCGTCGATGACGACGGAGCGTACCAAGGGATTCTGCCACGTGGTGGCATCGTCCAACCTGCGGGACGGCTTCTCCCACCTGATCCAGTCGGCCGGCCTAGGTGGCATGAAGCACAACACAGTCCTCATGGCATGGCCCGGGACCTGGAAGCAGGCCACCGACGCCGTGTCCTGGAAGAACTTCATAG AAACGGTGCGCGAGACCACGGCGGCCCATCAGGCCCTGCTAGTGGCGAAGAACGTGGACAGCTTCCCCACCAATGCGGAGCGCCTGGGCGAGGGCACCATAGATGTTTGGTGGATTGTCCACGACGGGGGGCTGCTCATGCTGCTGCCATTCCTCCTCCGACAGCACAAG GTTTGGAGAAAGTGTAAGATGCGTATCTTCACCGTGGCAAATATGGACGACAACAGTATTCAGATGAAGAAGGACCTTCAGATGTTTCTGTATCACCTCCGTCTGGACGCtgaggtggaggtggtggagatG CAAGACAGTGACATCTCAGCCTTCACCTATGAGAAGACCCTGGTGATGGAGCAGCGCTCTCAGATGCTCAAACAGATGCAGCTGTCCAGGacggagagggagcgagag ATTCAGAGTATCACTGACGAATCACGTAGCTCCATCAGGAGGAAGAACCAGACTGGAGCCTCTTGCTCGGAATCGGGCCCCAGTCGACCCCTGCAGGAAACACAGGAGGAAGAG GCTCAGTTGATCCATGACCGAAACACCGCATCTCACGCCGCGCTCAACGATAAGGCCGACACCGGCCCCGACCGGGTTCACATGACCTGGACCAAGGACAAGTTCCTCACCGAGCGCAACCGCAACCGTGCTGAGGCAAACATGGGCGTGCGTGACCTTTTCAATATGAAGCC AGAGTGGGAGAGCCT GAACCAATCCAACGTGCGCCGCATGCACACGGCGGTCAGGCTGAACGAGGTGGTGGTCAACAGGTCCCAGGGTGCACACCTAGTCCTCCTCAACATGCCCGGACCGCCCAAGAACAGAGGGGGTGACGAGAACT ACATGGAGTTCCTGGAGGTTCTGCTGGAGGGTCTCAACCGGGTCCTCCTGGTCCGTGGGGGCGGACGTGAGGTCATCACCATCTATTCTTAA
- the slc12a7b gene encoding solute carrier family 12 member 7 isoform X4, producing the protein MSVRFVVVPVGQDDEDCSDRVDNEPAVPDIRGAEGESIDPQDAVPILEYSREPNRYGDGMPKENSPFINNTDHDKGSLYDGKNLALFEEEMDSNPMVSSLLNKLANYTNLTQGVKEHEEADDDEGSAKTKKPVKSPALGTLIGVYLPCLQNILGVILFLRLTWIVGTAGIMEALAIVFMTCSCTMLTAISMSAIATNGVVPAGGSYYMISRSLGPEFGGAVGLCFYLGTTFAGSMYILGTIEILLTYIVPSAAIFKADKKEDEPEALLNNMRVYGTCCLTLMSLVVFVGVKYVNKLALVFLACVILSILAIYAGVIKSAFEPPDFPVCLLGNRTLKNHNFDHCLKTMEVDNVTVTTKLWSLFCDSPYPNATCNKYFELNNVTEIQGIPGLTSGVIRDNMWGDYGPNGMLVEKKDQLSVPALDTSQDINMPYVANDITTFFTLLVGIYFPSVTGIMAGSNRSGDLRDAQKSIPIGTIMAIATTTFIYISSVVLFGACIEGVVLRDKFGDSVKGNLVIGILAWPSPWVIVIGSFFSCCGAGLQSLTGAPRLLQAIARDGIVPFLQVFGHGKANGEPTWALLLTAGICEIGILIASLDAVAPILSMFFLMCYLFVNLACALQTLLRTPNWRPRFKFYHWALSFLGASLCLSLMFISSWFYALVAMLIAGCIYKYIEYRGAEKEWGDGIRGLSLNAARYALIRLEEAPPHTKNWRPQLLVLLNLDSDHVVKHPRLLSFCTQLKAGKGLTIVGSVLEGTFMTKEAEVKKSEQNIKSSMTTERTKGFCHVVASSNLRDGFSHLIQSAGLGGMKHNTVLMAWPGTWKQATDAVSWKNFIETVRETTAAHQALLVAKNVDSFPTNAERLGEGTIDVWWIVHDGGLLMLLPFLLRQHKVWRKCKMRIFTVANMDDNSIQMKKDLQMFLYHLRLDAEVEVVEMQDSDISAFTYEKTLVMEQRSQMLKQMQLSRTEREREAQLIHDRNTASHAALNDKADTGPDRVHMTWTKDKFLTERNRNRAEANMGVRDLFNMKPEWESLNQSNVRRMHTAVRLNEVVVNRSQGAHLVLLNMPGPPKNRGGDENYMEFLEVLLEGLNRVLLVRGGGREVITIYS; encoded by the exons GTGATGGCATGCCAAAGGAAAACAGTCCGTTCATCAACAACACAGACCATGACAAAGGGAGTCTATACGATGGGAAGAACCTGGCTCTCTTTGAG GAGGAGATGGACAGCAATCCCATGGTGTCCTCGCTGCTCAACAAGCTGGCCAACTACACCAACCTCACCCAGGGCGTCAAAGAGCACGAGGAGGCAGATGATGATGAAGGGTCAGCTAAAACAAAGAAGCCAGTCAAG AGTCCAGCTTTGGGCACGCTAATCGGTGTATACCTGCCTTGCCTGCAAAACATCCTGGGGGTCATCCTTTTCCTGCGTCTCACCTGGATCGTGGGCACAGCTGGCATCATGGAGGCTTTGGCCATCGTCTTCATGACCTGCTCATGT ACGATGCTGACAGCAATTTCAATGAGTGCCATTGCTACAAATGGTGTGGTTCCAG CTGGGGGCTCCTACTACATGATCTCCAGGTCGCTGGGCCCAGAGTTTGGCGGGGCTGTGGGGCTCTGCTTCTACCTGGGGACCACCTTCGCCGGCTCCATGTACATCCTTGGTACGATCGAGATTTTATTG ACCTACATTGTTCCTAGTGCAGCCATCTTTAAAGCAGATAAGAAGGAGGATGAGCCAGAAGCGCTGTTGAACAACATGCGGGTTTACGGCACCTGCTGTCTCACTTTAATGTCCTTGGTGGTGTTTGTGGGAGTCAAATATGTGAACAAGCTGGCCCTGGTCTTCCTGGCCTGTGTCATACTCTCCATCCTGGCCATCTACGCCGGAGTCATCAAGAGCGCCTTCGAACCGCCGGACTTCCC CGTATGCCTACTGGGGAATCGCACGCTGAAAAACCATAACTTCGACCACTGCCTGAAAACTATGGAGGTGGACAACGTGACGGTCACTACTAAGCTTTGGTCCCTGTTCTGTGACTCGCCGTACCCCAATGCCACATGTAACAAGTACTTCGAACTCAACAACGTCACAGAAATCCAGGGCATCCCTGGCCTGACCAGCGGGGTGATCCGAG ATAACATGTGGGGGGATTATGGTCCTAATGGTATGCTAGTGGAGAAAAAGGACCAGCTGTCAGTGCCGGCTTTAGACACCTCCCAGGACATCAACATGCCTTACGTGGCCAACGACATCACCACCTTCTTCACCCTGCTGGTCGGCATCTACTTCCCCTCTGTCACAG GAATCATGGCTGGATCTAACAGATCTGGTGATCTGAGGGATGCCCAGAAGTCCATCCCCATTGGAACCATCATGGCCATCGCCACAACCACCTTCATCT ACATTAGCTCTGTGGTACTGTTTGGCGCCTGCATTGAGGGAGTGGTGCTCAGAGACAA GTTTGGAGACTCCGTCAAAGGGAACCTGGTGATTGGCATCCTTGCCTGGCCTTCCCCCTGGGTgattgtgattggttcatttttCTCCTGCTGTGGTGCCGGTCTGCAGAGTCTCACTGGAGCCCCACGGCTGCTACAGGCTATCGCACGAGACGGCATCGTGCCGTTCTTACAG GTGTTTGGTCATGGAAAGGCTAATGGAGAACCCACCTGGGCCCTGCTCTTGACCGCTGGGATCTGTGAGATCGGCATTCTCATCGCCTCTCTGGACGCTGTGGCCCCCATCCTCTCCAT gtTCTTTTTGATGTGCTACTTGTTTGTCAACCTGGCCTGTGCCCTCCAGACACTGCTCCGTACCCCCAATTGGAGACCCCGCTTCAAGTTCTACCACTG GGCCCTCTCCTTCCTAGGTGCCAGTTTATGTCTCTCCCTCATGTTCATATCCTCTTGGTTCTATGCCCTGGTGGCCATGCTCATCGCTGGCTGCATCTACAAGTACATTGAATACAGAGG GGCGGAGAAAGAGTGGGGCGATGGTATCCGTGGGCTGTCCCTGAACGCTGCCCGCTACGCTTTGATCCGACTGGAAGAGGCGCCGCCACACACCAAGaactggag GCCCCAGCTGCTGGTTCTGCTCAACCTGGACTCAGACCATGTGGTGAAGCACCCCCGTCTGCTCTCCTTCTGCACCCAGCTCAAGGCAGGGAAAGGCCTGACCATCGTCGGCTCTGTGCTGGAGGGCACCTTCATGACCAAGGAGGCTGAAGTCAAGAAGTCTGAGCAG AACATCAAGTCGTCGATGACGACGGAGCGTACCAAGGGATTCTGCCACGTGGTGGCATCGTCCAACCTGCGGGACGGCTTCTCCCACCTGATCCAGTCGGCCGGCCTAGGTGGCATGAAGCACAACACAGTCCTCATGGCATGGCCCGGGACCTGGAAGCAGGCCACCGACGCCGTGTCCTGGAAGAACTTCATAG AAACGGTGCGCGAGACCACGGCGGCCCATCAGGCCCTGCTAGTGGCGAAGAACGTGGACAGCTTCCCCACCAATGCGGAGCGCCTGGGCGAGGGCACCATAGATGTTTGGTGGATTGTCCACGACGGGGGGCTGCTCATGCTGCTGCCATTCCTCCTCCGACAGCACAAG GTTTGGAGAAAGTGTAAGATGCGTATCTTCACCGTGGCAAATATGGACGACAACAGTATTCAGATGAAGAAGGACCTTCAGATGTTTCTGTATCACCTCCGTCTGGACGCtgaggtggaggtggtggagatG CAAGACAGTGACATCTCAGCCTTCACCTATGAGAAGACCCTGGTGATGGAGCAGCGCTCTCAGATGCTCAAACAGATGCAGCTGTCCAGGacggagagggagcgagag GCTCAGTTGATCCATGACCGAAACACCGCATCTCACGCCGCGCTCAACGATAAGGCCGACACCGGCCCCGACCGGGTTCACATGACCTGGACCAAGGACAAGTTCCTCACCGAGCGCAACCGCAACCGTGCTGAGGCAAACATGGGCGTGCGTGACCTTTTCAATATGAAGCC AGAGTGGGAGAGCCT GAACCAATCCAACGTGCGCCGCATGCACACGGCGGTCAGGCTGAACGAGGTGGTGGTCAACAGGTCCCAGGGTGCACACCTAGTCCTCCTCAACATGCCCGGACCGCCCAAGAACAGAGGGGGTGACGAGAACT ACATGGAGTTCCTGGAGGTTCTGCTGGAGGGTCTCAACCGGGTCCTCCTGGTCCGTGGGGGCGGACGTGAGGTCATCACCATCTATTCTTAA